Proteins encoded in a region of the Sterolibacterium denitrificans genome:
- a CDS encoding response regulator transcription factor: MTIRILIADDHALLRGGIKQIIAATHDLRVIAEAATSTQVLKLCHEHTADLLLLDLTMPGMNGIELLQRLRNEHPGLPILILSMSNEKQIVRHAIKAGAAGYLTKDVHPEVLLTAIRKVARGGRFVDPALVETMMFPDAAGDTDVPPHELLSEREFQILKLLIAGHKINDIANQLNLSPKTVSTYKLRLMQKLDIDNNADLIRYAIRQNISPDLPNLEQYLSSEQAPADRYL, translated from the coding sequence ATGACCATTCGCATCCTGATTGCCGACGATCACGCCCTGCTGCGCGGTGGCATCAAGCAGATCATCGCCGCCACCCACGACCTCCGCGTCATCGCCGAAGCCGCCACCAGCACCCAGGTTCTCAAGCTGTGCCATGAGCACACCGCCGATCTGCTGCTGCTCGACCTGACCATGCCGGGCATGAACGGCATCGAGCTGCTCCAGCGTCTGCGCAACGAACATCCAGGCTTGCCGATACTGATACTTTCGATGAGCAACGAAAAGCAGATCGTCCGCCATGCCATCAAGGCGGGTGCCGCCGGCTATCTCACCAAGGACGTGCACCCCGAAGTGCTGCTGACGGCCATCCGCAAAGTGGCCAGGGGAGGACGCTTCGTCGATCCGGCGCTGGTCGAAACCATGATGTTTCCGGATGCCGCCGGGGATACCGACGTTCCGCCGCACGAGCTGCTCTCCGAACGCGAATTCCAGATCCTCAAGCTGCTCATCGCCGGCCACAAGATCAACGACATCGCCAACCAGCTGAACCTGAGCCCGAAAACCGTCAGCACCTACAAGCTGCGGCTGATGCAAAAGCTCGATATCGACAACAACGCCGACCTGATCCGCTACGCCATCCGGCAGAACATCAGCCCCGACCTGCCCAACCTCGAACAGTACCTGTCGAGCGAACAAGCCCCCGCGGATCGCTATTTATAA
- a CDS encoding EAL domain-containing protein has product MYSMHKPAPNWLIRLVEKLPHHKTTPQALALRYGFALATVALAYLGREFVGPSSVGLPLLTFFSAAALTLILTGIGPGLLAAAIGMSIGTCFYMPPYGVFTFEFASGNVLSNLVFAFNIVLLSLVVKALQIYFDRYLANRRLLSAIVEGSKDAIYVKDLQGRYRFMNAAGKRYLGQAADATLEQSDGVMFSAETRAQLAAQDQQVLAQGKVIDFETAIDTPGGRRIFHSTKGPLQDEQDRMIGIFGLEHDITRSKQIEEALQEKLAIQEQFVNLAALVPGTICTYRRNASGLPCFPYASASLGEIFGLSPEEVREDASAAFARIHADDMPHVLDTTQQAMNYGSIWNTGFRVNHPQKGEIWVEGFLRPVQQADGTTLWHGYLQDITTKRHAEEQMHLAAGVFDTITEGIVVTSPQNRILAVNEAFIAMTGYTREELLNQTPRLMHAERHDAAFFEAMQRKLLEHGRWEGEVWNRRKNGELYLKWLSVRVIRDGAGNLASYISVFRDISLVKNSEERVEFLGTHDDLTHLPNRTLLNDRLRQAVNRAERSGHRLALMFVDIDNFKLVNETFGHTLGDNLLLQTAERLKDCVRCEDTVARMGGDEFVMILEDCERDAVIHTAERILARLSEIYRVGGQECFTAASIGISFYPDDATEPSDLLRYADNAMYRAKEKGKNNIQLFSEDMAERSRKRLEIERSLRHAIERNEFFLEYQPQIDLGSHTLIGVEALIRWRHGGKTIPPLDFIPIAEETRLIITIGEWVVKEACRQIKVWDRNGLSPFTVSVNISARHFLDPNMVIRLHSIIQDAEVDPRRLCLEITEGAMEDIDNTMTMLQELEELGFRTSIDDFGTGFSSLSHLKRFPLHELKIDRSFVDGIIDDQDDRAITSTIISMAGNLELSVVAEGIETTEQLQELHGMGCQIGQGYYFSKPLTADRFNEWLSNRKSQT; this is encoded by the coding sequence ATGTACTCAATGCACAAACCCGCGCCCAACTGGCTGATCCGGTTGGTTGAAAAGCTGCCTCACCACAAAACCACCCCGCAGGCGCTGGCGCTGCGCTACGGCTTTGCCCTGGCCACGGTCGCCCTGGCCTATCTCGGCCGCGAGTTCGTCGGCCCGTCCAGCGTCGGCCTGCCGCTGCTCACCTTCTTCAGCGCCGCCGCGCTGACCCTCATCCTGACCGGCATCGGCCCGGGGCTGCTGGCCGCCGCCATCGGCATGAGCATCGGCACCTGCTTCTACATGCCGCCCTACGGCGTATTCACTTTCGAATTCGCCTCCGGCAACGTGCTGTCCAACCTGGTGTTCGCCTTCAACATCGTCCTTCTCAGCCTGGTGGTGAAGGCGCTGCAGATCTATTTCGACAGGTATCTGGCCAATCGCCGCCTTCTCAGCGCCATCGTCGAGGGCAGCAAGGACGCCATCTACGTCAAGGATCTGCAGGGGCGCTACCGCTTCATGAACGCGGCCGGCAAGCGCTATCTGGGGCAGGCGGCCGACGCCACCCTCGAGCAGAGCGACGGCGTGATGTTTTCCGCGGAAACCCGCGCGCAGCTCGCGGCCCAGGATCAGCAGGTACTGGCCCAGGGCAAGGTCATCGACTTCGAGACCGCGATCGACACCCCCGGCGGCAGGCGCATCTTCCACAGCACCAAGGGGCCGCTGCAGGATGAACAGGACCGCATGATCGGCATCTTCGGCCTCGAACACGACATCACCCGCAGCAAGCAGATCGAAGAAGCGCTGCAGGAAAAACTCGCCATCCAGGAACAGTTCGTCAATCTTGCCGCCCTGGTTCCCGGCACCATCTGCACCTACCGCCGCAACGCCAGCGGGCTGCCCTGCTTTCCCTACGCCAGCGCCAGTCTCGGCGAAATCTTCGGCCTCTCCCCCGAGGAGGTGCGCGAGGATGCCAGCGCCGCCTTCGCCCGGATCCACGCCGACGACATGCCCCATGTGCTCGACACCACCCAGCAGGCCATGAATTACGGAAGCATCTGGAACACCGGCTTCCGCGTCAATCACCCGCAAAAAGGCGAAATCTGGGTCGAAGGCTTCCTGCGCCCCGTCCAGCAGGCCGATGGCACCACGCTGTGGCACGGCTATCTGCAGGACATCACGACCAAACGCCACGCCGAGGAACAGATGCATCTGGCAGCCGGCGTGTTCGACACGATTACCGAAGGCATCGTCGTCACCAGTCCGCAAAACCGCATCCTTGCCGTCAATGAAGCCTTCATTGCCATGACCGGCTACACCCGCGAGGAGCTGCTGAACCAGACGCCGCGCCTGATGCACGCCGAGCGGCACGATGCCGCCTTCTTCGAGGCCATGCAGCGGAAACTGCTCGAACACGGCCGCTGGGAAGGCGAAGTCTGGAACCGCCGCAAGAATGGCGAACTCTATCTGAAGTGGCTGTCGGTGCGCGTCATCCGGGACGGCGCAGGCAATCTGGCCAGCTACATCAGCGTCTTCCGCGACATCAGCCTGGTCAAGAATTCCGAAGAACGCGTGGAGTTTCTCGGCACCCACGACGACCTGACCCACCTGCCCAACCGCACCCTGCTCAACGACCGGCTGCGCCAGGCCGTCAACCGCGCGGAGCGCAGCGGCCATCGCCTGGCGCTGATGTTCGTCGACATCGACAACTTCAAGCTGGTGAATGAAACCTTCGGCCATACGCTGGGCGACAACCTGCTGCTGCAGACGGCAGAACGCCTCAAGGACTGCGTGCGTTGCGAAGACACCGTGGCGCGCATGGGCGGCGACGAATTCGTCATGATCCTGGAAGACTGCGAGCGGGATGCCGTCATCCACACCGCCGAACGCATCCTCGCGCGCCTGTCGGAAATCTACCGGGTCGGCGGCCAGGAATGCTTCACGGCGGCCAGCATCGGCATCAGCTTCTATCCCGACGACGCCACCGAGCCTTCCGACCTGCTGCGCTATGCCGACAACGCCATGTACCGCGCCAAGGAAAAGGGCAAGAACAACATCCAGCTCTTCAGCGAGGACATGGCCGAGCGCTCGCGCAAGCGCCTGGAGATCGAACGCAGCCTGCGGCACGCCATCGAGAGAAACGAATTCTTCCTCGAATACCAGCCGCAGATCGACCTTGGCAGCCATACCCTGATCGGCGTCGAGGCGCTGATCCGCTGGCGGCATGGCGGCAAGACCATACCGCCGCTGGACTTCATCCCGATCGCCGAGGAAACCCGCCTGATCATCACCATCGGCGAATGGGTGGTGAAGGAAGCCTGCCGCCAGATCAAGGTCTGGGACAGAAACGGCCTGTCGCCATTCACGGTCAGCGTCAACATCTCCGCCCGCCACTTCCTCGACCCGAACATGGTCATCCGCCTGCACAGCATCATCCAGGATGCCGAAGTCGATCCCCGGCGCCTGTGCCTGGAAATCACCGAGGGCGCCATGGAAGACATCGACAACACCATGACCATGCTGCAGGAACTGGAAGAACTCGGCTTCCGCACCAGCATCGACGATTTCGGCACCGGCTTCTCCTCACTTTCCCACCTGAAGCGCTTCCCCCTGCACGAGCTGAAGATCGACCGCAGCTTCGTCGACGG